In Candidatus Paceibacter sp., one DNA window encodes the following:
- a CDS encoding AarF/ABC1/UbiB kinase family protein, producing MAKTKTSLVLKRLARILWVALVVLFKRKTTRPQKLRLFFEMSGGAFIKLGQILAARQDFLPPRFSAELLKLRGKTLPAPFSEIQNIFVEESGETVGKFFSEFGDEPIASASIAQVYKAKLHNGETVAVKIQRPDTIKVFETDFAAIKFLAAVYDFFNPSVLVGAREIAEEFIKWTRSELDFRYETGNAIAFSQYSQARPATVIPKHYPQFSFPRVVVQEFIDNGFSAGDADIWKDKKDELVEKNIEPDILAEYLTTEICRQYFVDGFFHADPHPANIIFLPDNRLAFLDFGIVAEAEKENRRLLLKIIGAFSARSAEDVAALITDTAKNIFNGEVDNYIQSDILKSRKTEKFFEVIKNTIFEDFKNEIKSVVSAVVEPQPEESAASAGGKFSGTVFSLLKAMKMKGVLLPLDVLLFLRSLALVEEIALQMSPSFDIIKAFSSFFDEFPAEKVEDAINNETNREEIGAKIRSVSDDWEKFTEEAAEHKENIKASRERVMETVVYYAEKYPEVYEALKELKKKKTI from the coding sequence ATGGCAAAGACAAAAACATCCCTGGTTTTAAAAAGGCTGGCGCGGATTTTGTGGGTGGCGCTGGTTGTTTTATTCAAGCGCAAAACGACGCGGCCGCAGAAGTTGCGGCTTTTTTTTGAGATGTCTGGCGGAGCGTTTATAAAGCTCGGGCAGATTTTGGCCGCGCGGCAAGATTTTCTGCCGCCGCGATTTTCCGCCGAGCTGTTAAAGTTGCGCGGTAAGACTTTGCCCGCTCCGTTTTCTGAAATCCAAAATATTTTTGTGGAGGAATCAGGGGAAACTGTTGGTAAATTTTTCTCCGAGTTCGGCGACGAGCCGATAGCTTCCGCTTCCATTGCCCAGGTTTATAAAGCCAAACTCCATAACGGCGAAACGGTGGCGGTCAAAATCCAGCGCCCGGATACGATAAAGGTTTTTGAAACCGATTTTGCCGCGATAAAATTCCTGGCGGCGGTTTATGATTTTTTCAACCCCTCGGTTTTAGTAGGCGCCAGAGAAATAGCCGAAGAATTTATAAAGTGGACGAGAAGCGAGCTTGACTTCAGATACGAAACGGGCAACGCGATAGCATTTTCCCAATACAGCCAGGCGAGGCCGGCCACCGTTATCCCCAAGCATTATCCCCAGTTTTCTTTTCCGAGAGTTGTAGTTCAGGAGTTTATAGATAACGGGTTTTCCGCCGGTGACGCTGATATTTGGAAAGATAAAAAAGACGAGCTGGTTGAGAAAAATATAGAACCAGATATCCTAGCTGAATACCTGACGACAGAAATTTGCCGCCAGTATTTCGTTGATGGGTTTTTCCACGCCGACCCGCATCCGGCCAACATCATTTTTTTGCCGGACAACAGACTGGCTTTTCTTGATTTCGGAATCGTCGCGGAAGCCGAGAAAGAAAACCGCCGCCTATTGCTGAAAATAATCGGCGCTTTTTCCGCCAGGAGCGCGGAAGACGTCGCCGCGCTGATAACGGACACGGCCAAAAATATTTTTAACGGCGAGGTGGACAATTACATCCAGAGCGACATTTTAAAAAGCAGGAAAACGGAAAAATTTTTCGAAGTCATCAAAAACACGATTTTTGAAGATTTTAAAAACGAGATCAAAAGCGTTGTTTCCGCGGTAGTAGAGCCACAGCCGGAAGAAAGCGCCGCCTCCGCCGGAGGAAAGTTTTCCGGAACCGTTTTTAGTCTTTTGAAAGCGATGAAAATGAAGGGAGTTTTGCTGCCTTTGGACGTTTTGCTCTTTCTTCGGTCATTGGCGCTGGTGGAGGAAATTGCTTTGCAAATGTCGCCCTCTTTTGATATAATAAAGGCGTTTAGTTCTTTCTTTGACGAGTTTCCGGCTGAAAAAGTTGAAGATGCGATAAACAACGAAACAAACCGTGAAGAGATTGGCGCTAAAATCCGCTCCGTCAGCGACGATTGGGAAAAGTTTACGGAAGAAGCCGCGGAGCACAAAGAGAACATAAAGGCGTCCAGAGAAAGGGTGATGGAAACCGTTGTTTATTACGCGGAGAAATATCCGGAAGTTTACGAAGCGTTAAAAGAATTAAAGAAAAAGAAAACAATATGA